The Peptoanaerobacter stomatis genome includes the window TTGTAATCTAAAATTTCTATTTTATAAGAGGACATCAATGAAAACATTTCAAAATTTACTTTTTTGACGGAAGTATCTCTATCCAATAATTGTCGGGATCTGCTATAAAATATATGCCCATCGCTTTATTTTCAAATACTATACAGCCCATTTCCAAGTGTTTTTTATAAGATGCGTCAAAATCATCGGTCTCCACTGCAAGATGAAACTCATTTTCTCCCAAATCATATGGATTTGCTCTATCCGTTAAATAAGTAAGCTCAAGCAAATGTTCACTTTTTCCGTCTGTAAGATACACAAGGATAAAACTGTTATCATCTGCCACTA containing:
- a CDS encoding VOC family protein; this encodes MEFKFVHNNFNVLNLEKSLEFYKEALGFTESKRIVADDNSFILVYLTDGKSEHLLELTYLTDRANPYDLGENEFHLAVETDDFDASYKKHLEMGCIVFENKAMGIYFIADPDNYWIEILPSKK